One region of Thunnus albacares chromosome 8, fThuAlb1.1, whole genome shotgun sequence genomic DNA includes:
- the il21r.1 gene encoding interleukin 21 receptor, tandem duplicate 1 produces the protein MALMFLLMLWDLTFFIQGVTLCEVTCSTDYDVSLNCSCGSDSVLTEPVLLTVYCSDGDLEAIDSCQITPPQSWCEMLPEGLSDVAVVDTMCTATVSQQGSQVIMSEPSRWALSSVVKRPPPFNVNVTNTDSLYNITWDNKNDEGECFTYRVRIRESKDLSKDPAFSYLLDQKYISLDHKKLQPLTNYTVDVQAKYCPENLYQGPWSEWSSTAEWRTAGTSKETEGIKGWWIYVLLVIILVAVLLLGYSQKPFWLRKLQQIIDIPRANDFFKPLYHNYGGNFKDWVNPVFSEYDYRGVNTHVEIITEKQHDVLHWNNEKQSYSEDKEMKQGGCFLHILQQPHCNSLPHFQDGRSSQGTGHSTGHISIHTVTLSGEEEFEEEVMSQSSVNTLRSYQDGGSFASYDGDNREHAGYDLEPPMSRMDRQNEILPGLENQISNDPSVGNINFQPHAHFNEPERVSLDSFASNEQSEDGYPHVDLDTIDSGFGECSSPGTAEHRDSDLFHEHKNSNSNYVKQWMICSTIQEDSSNPENKLHETQ, from the exons ATGGCTCTAATGTTCTTATTGATGCTGTGGGACCTGACTTTTTTCATTCAGGGTG tcACATTGTGCGAAGTCACTTGTTCAACGGACTACGATGTTTCACTGAATTGTTCCTGTGGTTCTGACTCTGTGCTGACAGAGCCTGTCCTCCTCACAGTCTACTGCAG TGATGGAGATCTTGAGGCTATTGACAGCTGTCAAATCACACCGCCTCAATCCTGGTGCGAGATGTTGCCAGAGGGTTTAAGTGATGTTGCAGTTGTTGACACCATGTGTACTGCAACAGTCAGTCAACAAGGCAGTCAAGTAATAATGAGTGAGCCATCCAGATGGGCGCTGAGTAGTGTTG TGAAACGTCCGCCACCTTTCAATGTTAATGTGACAAACACTGACAGCCTCTACAACATCACGTGGGACAACAAAAACGACGAAGGAGAGTGTTTCACATATAGGGTGCGCATAAGAGAAAGCAAAGACTTGTCAaag GATCCAGCTTTTTCCTATTTATTGGACCAAAAGTACATTTCACTAGACCACAAGAAACTGCAACCACTTACCAACTATACTGTGGATGTTCAGGCCAAATATTGTCCTGAGAATCTCTATCAGGGTCCGTGGAGCGAGTGGAGTTCCACTGCAGAGTGGAGGACTGCAGGAACTTCTAAAGAGACTGAGG GAATTAAAGGATGGTGGATTTACGTCCTCCTGGTCATCATTCTTGTTGCAGTCCTCTTGTTGGGTTATTCACAAAAACC GTTTTGGCTGAGAAAACTCCAGCAGATCATAGACATCCCAAGGGCAAATGACTTTTTCAAGCCCCTCTACCACAACTATGGAGGGAACTTTAag GATTGGGTGAATCCTGTATTCAGCGAGTATGATTACCGTGGAGTCAACACACATGTCGAGATTATAACCGAGAAGCAGCACGACGTCCTTCACTGGAACAATGAGAAACAAAGCTACAGCGAGGACAAGGAGATGAAACAAGGTGGTTGTTTCCTCCATATCCTGCAACAACCTCACTGCAACTCGCTGCCGCACTTCCAGGACGGTCGCAGTTCGCAGGGTACTGGCCACTCCACTGGACACATCTCTATCCATACTGTAACCCTGTCTGGAGAGGAAGAGTTTGAGGAGGAAGTCATGTCACAGAGCTCTGTAAACACCCTCAGAAGTTACCAAGATGGAGGAAGTTTTGCTTCATATGATGGAGACAACAGAGAGCATGCTGGCTATGATTTAGAGCCTCCGATGTCCAGGATGGATAGACAAAATGAGATATTACCAGGGCTTGAAAACCAAATATCCAATGACCCATCAGTGGGAAATATAAACTTTCAGCCACATGCCCATTTCAATGAACCAGAGAGGGTATCACTTGACTCATTTGCCTCAAACGAACAGTCAGAAGATGGCTACCCTCACGTGGACTTGGACACCATTGACAGTGGATTTGGGGAGTGCAGCAGCCCTGGGACAGCAGAGCACAGAGACTCAGATTTATTTCATGAGCACAAAAACTCTAATTCTAACTACGTTAAACAGTGGATGATATGTAGCACTATTCAAGAGGACTCAAGCAACCCAGAGAACAAACTCCATGAAACACAGTGA